A region of the Paramormyrops kingsleyae isolate MSU_618 chromosome 6, PKINGS_0.4, whole genome shotgun sequence genome:
GAAACACTTCAGATCGTCTTTACACGGTTCTGAGTGTCTGGCTTTGGAGATCCCACAGTCCGTGAGAAAGTGGTACATCAGTATGAACCCTCTGCTCTTGCCGTGGCCCTCAGGATTCTTTCTGGATAAGAAAAATCTTAATGAGAAGGAAATAATAGTGCCCCAAATTCAGTGGTAACTTCTCAcgtatatgcaggttttttttgcGAGTAGGCTTGTGCCGGTATTCGGTAATGCGATAAATCGCGGTAATGAATATGCACGATATTGTTATCGCGGGCACTTCAAAATACCGTGAAAAATAATAGATCCGAATTTATATTTTTAGAACGCGCATTAGCTTATTTCCATCAACCGCTTGAAGAAACACTGCGTATATGCTGCGCAGAACTGATGCGCACTCTGATGTAAACAATCCCCACATGTAGAAGCACTGTGTGCACGCAGTGCGCGCCGCCGCTGCCACCGCACTCTAATCCTCACACGAAGAAGAAGCATGGCGGAAGGAGAAACGCTGCCGACAATTTATCCCCCTTCAAAAAGGGTAAAGTCAGAGGTTTGGAAATATTTTGGGTTCCAAAAAAATGCAGAGGGATTGCTGATCGAAGACGGTTTCCCTTTGTGTAAAACATGTGGACGGAAAGTGGCTGCTAAACACGGGAACACGTCTAACATGTTCGCTCATATTCGCGACAACCATCCACTGCAATTCAGGGAGATAAAGGTAAGACACTTCATTTCTCATGCTGAATACCACATAAAACAACTATTTGAAAGACAGGATGGCAAAATTACGTTAACTTATTTCCATTTGCTGCATGTTGCTTGCTTCCATGTAACGTTAGTTTAAGAGTTAGCATGAACTCCACTTGCTACACTTAAGTTTGCGTCTCGTATTTTAACAACAAAATACAATACTCAGCTAAAAGTAAGTTCTGTAATTAATAATGGAAGTTAGGCAGaataatttgattttaatttaaaaaaggaaTGCAACACAATCATACATTTTCACACAGTGCGAGTAAACTTGATGTTTACATGTTTACAAGAGAGTACAAGTAAAGTGCAAAACTTAAGCTCATCATCGTGTGTTTTCTATTACTAAAATATAGTATGAAATGACAGATGCATTTAGTTGAAAGTTGGAACTTGGGTTATTTTTaatctaaaaacaaaaaaacgaaaaTTTACTTTGCTTGTaattaggggtggagccgaacccgaatacggtattcggaaaggcacaaataatgtgtttttacgaatacttatttcgaacaaatacttaaaaaaatatttgtattcgggaacaagaaaaactttatatcaaaaagctgcgtttcctcttgagaccgcagtgcatgcccggatgagtgagtgagtgagtgagtgagttcggggggggggggggggggggggtgtaaaagaggtgactgacacaggctgctccacacagtaacagagaaggctcggctgagcgaaaaaagacttaactatCACTATTTCTTAaatctatttaaaaacatataacaaATGTTATATGTtcttttgcagtttgcacattcACTTTGATATAATTGCTCAAGTTTACTTTTATATtgtgtattgttttatttatatttatttgtatttaaatgtttgAAGTACTTTTAGTtaattaaaaagttattaaagttaCTAAGTTGATGAAACTgaagttttttgtgtttttttaccTGTTTCTCTTGTAAAATTACAATATCGTGATAATACCGTATACCGTGATAAAAGCTCAATCAATTAATCGCAGCATGAAAATGTGATACCGGCACATGCCTATTTGCGAGTAAAACTTGACTTCGACCAATGCCAAATTTTCCTGCTGACCATATCCTGTTAGCGCTGTAGGTTATTGCCATGGTAACTTAAGTTGCTAAGCATTGTCATGGTAGTTAGAACTTGCTGATAACACCATATATTGTTTACTACTTTACTTTGCTGTGTATAAATTCTCAAATGATGTATAAATATCAGTGGTGCACCAATGTGAAAGTTTTGGCCAATAAGGATAActgatacatttttatttatttttttttaattccgaTACTGATAATTGGCTGACCTTTGAGCTCCACAAACCTGTAATGAAACTGATGTCAATGACATTACTTCAGAAGTCTCTGAAGTTTATGTTGATTTAATACAGTCTTAACTTAACCTTCGGGATATTTAAGTTTTAGACCCCGATGACACTTAAGATTATGTGAATTATGCTTTGCCggtttaaaaaaatttttataCCATGGTACTGACCGACATTATACTAAAGTATATGGTATTTTGATGGTATTCTCAGCAATGCTAttccagtattttgaaatcttgaaGATAAATTTCATTGACTGAGGAGGGTGGGGGCTTTTCCCCATGATATATTTCCCAGAATAGTGAATACCGCCCCCCCAGGCCAATTACATCTCCATTATATCTAAATATTGCATTGCACGCCGGCTACTATACAGACGTATGCTTACACCCACAGTTTGGTAAGGAGTTTATTAGTGTGCCTAAGATATTTATGAGATgcatattgtgatgcccaaaagttagtgatctgtataaatttggtgtatccttatgtttaacgTACCATATTAACATAACACCACCCAAGCCTAGCGTGACTCTGTGAAGCAACTACATCATACATGCGGGCAGTGAGACATCAGTGTAGTAGCGCTAACTTGTAAAGACTATAGCAAGGTTCTTCTGACTTGGTTCTCTGGTTCTTCTCAACTTGTCTACCCTCACTGGTTCTGGAGGCAAATGTGGGTCCTGCCTGGTTTTATCCAGGTATACccaatatataaaataaattatattacaCTTTCCTCCTGCAGGAGGAATTGTTatctctaaatttcccatagtgtgtgattgtgtttctgtgtgtgtttgccctgtgattgactggcatcttgtctagggtgtaccctgccttaTTCCCTGGGCTTTTCTGAGGTGAGCTCCAGGTTCACCGTCACCTTTTACTTtgaccattttatttttaatcatttattgtTGGTTTCACAATTTTTTGAAGATGGCTGTTGTATTGTGTTTAAGAGGCAGGCTACTTGTataaccaatcaacaaagaAAGCGTTTCAAGTCCCAACCTAAACtaccgaagtaccaaaaaagtaccccaattggggcgcttttccaccgcacaaagtacagtactttcggtacggtactttcggtactttcgcttttccattgacttctggtcgagtaccagtaccgaaatctcgagtaccaaaagtgccaaaccagttggggtacttctttggtactttggggtgggacttgcaaacgtatttgctatcgatttggttatgcaaatagcctgccgctgaaacacaaaatacaaccgccatcttttgaaacacacagagcgatcacagcgagaaacaaaataaaaagcagtagaaacaaaaatataaaaaagtaaaattgaaggatggacaaacgaggaaacacaggctttaatcgccatatggtcggatgaacagatccagtggtatttggatggcacgactcgaaataaaaaagtttttgccgttccgggcaattcagtttccctatgtttcccctgtcgcgcgctgatttgtacacggtttcgctgtaaacaagccatatattaattttaaagcatcacatgccttttctatgttttttgtttttacagataataaatgaaattacttatTTCACtcgatagagatatttcttgatgaaaacggtatagtattgcttataagactatattatgcgtgacgatctactgtattcacatgtaataatgtacctgagtgattttcagacatttcacatacctctttgctttaatattaggggaaacattatttcctgatagacaggagaaatatagggaaactTAATTGCCgggaacaccgtaataccaagccgcttggaagaaatgcggcacacgcgaaacaccgaacaatgccgcttgaaaatcaaaaaacataattaaatcatttgtttgctttcaaaagactgaattagcagtaagctaactcttactgctttgatcggcttagccaaagtaagtgtacctacgtaaatgtaattgatggcagcatgatttggattttactaaatcttatactgtgatagaagctgacataacaataaaccgcaatttccagcctcaactgttagttttaattttgggctgtcagtcaggggcggtcactgatgatgtcatttggcaccggtaccatgttttacgccagtggaaaaccgacatgaaagaagtaccaaactttcggcactttatggaagtaccgaaagtacggtacctggtgcggtggaaaaacgcccttgGTTTGGCATTTcaggtactggaacttttggtactggtactcaaccagaagtcaatggaaaagggagagtaccaaaagtaccgtacaaagtatggtacctggtgcggtggaaaaccGCCCTTAGAAATTAATCTGGTAATTACAGTATTTAAGTTGAgctaattttgtttttcagtatAATATTTGCGAAAAGATATATAATGGAGATTAATGATGAGGCAGAGTAACCCAGACAAAGAGGAACCAGAAAGGCTTAATATGAGCAAAGGCATGGAATGATCCTAAGGCCAAATCCCAGCTAGCCTTTCTTTCTGCCCCCAGTGGCATTTTGACAATGGAATATGGCTTAGCATGTAATAGAGCGGTGAATATGGATATGCTTactctccctcccttcctctttCTCAGGTCATCAGCCTGGTGGTTCTCATCTGCTACGCAGCCTCGATATACTCTGGCTATGTAACTGTGGCCATCTGTGAGATGGTGTTCGCCGGCATCTTCTTCTTTGTCTTTATGATGGATTGGGACAAGCAGTTTCCATTTGTCAGCTGGGTCTGGAGCGTAAGTTGTTTTTCGTTGGAAAGGTGCCTGCAATGTACCTGTCAAATCAACGATTACTTTAATACCTGCctgtttaaaatgttacataGACCAAAAGGGAAGGATACATTCTCATTTTCCCTGCAGGACTTCTTTAGAGTTGTGGTCGGTGCTGTCCTCTACCTCATTACCTCTCTCATCTGTGTGATCAGTGGATCGAAAGATGCGGCCCTTTTAGCTGGTGGGGTAAGAGTTCACCACTGTCCCCTGGCCTTAAACAGCCAGGCCCATGACATTACTTCAGCATACTTGTTTCTGCCTGCCCCTGTCCTACACATATGTAATGCATTCTCTACATTACTGGCTGCTCCCTTCCTCAAGGCCCACTTCCTTCAAATGGGCATGACCTTTGTACTCATGACCATGATAAGGAAACGCAGTAGGGAAAGCAGTCTGGCCCTCAGAATCGCCTGGTGGAGATTCACCACCACAGCCTAACTGGGGTTTTTAGGACGACTAAGCTTCTTTTCCCTGAAATGCATGCAGAGAGGTGAAGTCGTCCAGTAAA
Encoded here:
- the LOC111847821 gene encoding proteolipid protein 2-like, which gives rise to MSDSTEPNNSASPKERFISYSRSRKGGILLAETVISLVVLICYAASIYSGYVTVAICEMVFAGIFFFVFMMDWDKQFPFVSWVWSDFFRVVVGAVLYLITSLICVISGSKDAALLAGGVFGLLATVLFAYDSYLSFMALKDRRQQVPATTVA